A single genomic interval of Shewanella psychropiezotolerans harbors:
- a CDS encoding thymidylate synthase: MKQYLELCNRIIDEGTWIENERTGKRCLTVINADLVYNVEKNEFPLITTRKSFWKAAIAEMLGYIRGFDNAADFRKLGAKTWDANANENLAWLNNPHRKGEDDMGRVYGVQGRAWSKPDGGSIDQLKKIVDNLKKGVDDRGEILSFYNPGEFHMGCLRPCMHTHNFSLLGDTLYLNSFQRSCDVPLGLNFNQVQVFTLLVLIAQITGKKPGQAYHKIVNAHIYEDQLDLMRDVQLKREPFGPASLSINPDIKSLEDLETWVTMDDFEVSNYQHHDAIKYPFSV; encoded by the coding sequence ATGAAACAATATTTAGAACTTTGTAATCGGATCATCGATGAAGGCACCTGGATCGAAAATGAACGTACCGGTAAAAGGTGTCTCACTGTCATCAATGCCGATCTTGTTTATAACGTAGAGAAGAATGAGTTCCCTTTAATTACTACCCGTAAAAGTTTTTGGAAAGCGGCGATCGCCGAGATGCTGGGGTATATTCGTGGCTTTGATAATGCTGCCGACTTTCGTAAACTGGGTGCTAAGACCTGGGATGCTAATGCCAATGAGAACTTGGCCTGGTTGAATAATCCTCATCGTAAAGGAGAGGATGACATGGGTCGTGTATATGGCGTTCAGGGAAGGGCGTGGAGTAAACCTGATGGTGGCAGCATAGATCAGCTGAAGAAAATTGTCGATAACCTCAAGAAAGGGGTCGATGATCGCGGAGAGATCCTCAGTTTCTATAATCCTGGTGAATTTCATATGGGTTGTTTACGCCCGTGTATGCACACCCATAATTTTTCCCTGTTAGGGGACACATTATATCTCAATAGTTTTCAGCGTTCTTGTGATGTGCCTCTGGGATTGAATTTTAATCAGGTTCAGGTGTTCACTCTTCTGGTATTAATTGCGCAAATTACCGGTAAAAAACCGGGCCAGGCTTACCATAAAATTGTCAATGCTCACATTTATGAAGATCAATTGGATCTGATGCGCGATGTACAGTTGAAAAGAGAGCCCTTCGGGCCAGCTTCCTTGTCTATCAATCCAGACATCAAATCCCTCGAAGATCTTGAGACCTGGGTGACCATGGATGACTTCGAAGTATCAAATTATCAACACCATGATGCCATCAAGTACCCTTTCTCAGTGTAA
- a CDS encoding sulfite exporter TauE/SafE family protein: protein MDSLLLLFLSCLLLGGVIGFMAGLLGIGGGIVAVPVLLYLLPSVGFDGAVLPHVAIATSLAAIILTSMSSALAHHKQGNIPWPLLKSVLPGLILGSLSAGFISSYLSANLLQTSFAVFVICMAAQMIFPYRVSLVDKQMPSMPILFAVSAVIAIIAALMGIGGGVLLIPFLSWCGLQMRNAIGFSSASGVFIALFGSVSYVLSGWNVSGLPEWTLGYVYLPALLGIVMISVLIAPLGVKAASIWPTKILRRIFALLLVVVGLKLAIV, encoded by the coding sequence ATGGATAGTCTATTGTTGCTTTTCTTAAGCTGTCTGCTTCTTGGTGGTGTGATAGGTTTCATGGCGGGTTTGTTAGGCATAGGTGGTGGCATAGTTGCCGTTCCTGTACTCCTGTATCTGTTGCCATCGGTTGGTTTCGATGGGGCCGTTCTTCCCCATGTTGCCATCGCGACCTCCTTAGCCGCCATTATCTTAACCTCCATGTCTTCGGCTCTCGCTCATCACAAGCAAGGTAATATTCCCTGGCCTCTGCTTAAGTCTGTATTGCCTGGACTCATTTTGGGCTCCTTAAGCGCAGGCTTTATTTCAAGTTACCTTAGCGCCAATCTATTGCAGACAAGTTTCGCCGTGTTTGTGATCTGTATGGCTGCTCAGATGATTTTTCCCTATCGAGTGAGCCTTGTTGACAAACAGATGCCTTCGATGCCGATATTATTTGCTGTATCGGCCGTTATTGCTATTATCGCGGCATTGATGGGGATCGGCGGTGGGGTTTTACTTATCCCCTTCCTGAGTTGGTGTGGATTACAGATGAGAAATGCCATAGGCTTCTCCTCCGCATCCGGGGTGTTTATCGCGCTCTTTGGCAGTGTCAGTTACGTACTTTCGGGCTGGAACGTGTCGGGTTTGCCGGAGTGGACCTTAGGTTATGTGTATCTGCCAGCCCTATTAGGTATCGTGATGATATCAGTCTTGATCGCTCCCTTAGGTGTGAAAGCGGCGAGCATCTGGCCGACTAAGATATTGAGGAGGATTTTTGCGCTCCTGCTAGTCGTGGTCGGATTGAAGCTAGCAATAGTTTGA
- the ptsP gene encoding phosphoenolpyruvate--protein phosphotransferase encodes MLKMLRDITQAVAAAQDLHSALDMLVSRTKTAMTTQCCSIYLLEDEQLVLSATDGLLQSAVGQVKMSLSEGLVGLVAEREEPINLADAQQHPRFKQFEEAEEASFRAFLAAPIIYQKRILGVLVVQQADTRLFSEGEEAFLMTLAAQLAMAIRNLRKKAEAPDLLHFTGTSAANGIAIAHALVIGGQIELAQPEVKVTDSKAEVVRLNIAIEACKDTLSSLSQRFEQEEDHEVVSIFSALQLLLDNASLGGEYIKEVGEGWSAVSAVSRVSLRYIEEFTQMKDLYLKERAGDIRDLGLRVLRLLIEPERMGFEPDVPVILVTKEADATMLAEFPRHKLVGIVTEQGGVNSHAAILARALGVPAIIGVEGVLTAGIDKKLLIINANRGQLLVSPAPALIAEYRNLISAEKALQNRYAQELNLPAETIDGKRIHLYLNAGLLSSLESEIAEGSDGVGLYRTEIPFMLHQRFPSESEQVKVYRQVLEIACGKPVVMRTLDVGGDKPLAYFPINEENPFLGWRGIRLSLDHPELFLVQLRAMIQAGADSDQLHILLPMVSSLDEIDQAITYLEQAYFELKSDLGKDIFRPKIGIMIEVPALLYQLAEVARRVDFVSVGSNDLTQYMLAVDRNNPRVSTLYDCYHPGILRALKRARFDCWQYHLPVSVCGELAGEPIGVILLVAMGYDQLSMNQGSLARINYLLRRVSHSDLSELLEMALTLSSGQEVRELVREYFESRELGAILN; translated from the coding sequence TTGCTTAAGATGCTAAGAGATATCACACAAGCGGTGGCAGCGGCGCAAGATCTCCACTCAGCTTTAGATATGCTCGTTTCTCGTACTAAAACCGCGATGACAACTCAGTGCTGTTCTATATATCTGTTAGAGGATGAGCAACTGGTGCTCTCTGCAACAGATGGCTTATTGCAAAGTGCTGTAGGCCAAGTGAAAATGTCACTCTCAGAAGGTTTGGTTGGCCTGGTTGCCGAGCGAGAAGAGCCGATTAATCTAGCCGATGCACAGCAGCATCCTAGATTTAAGCAGTTTGAAGAAGCCGAGGAGGCAAGCTTTCGGGCATTCCTCGCAGCCCCTATCATCTATCAGAAACGAATTTTAGGTGTTTTGGTGGTTCAGCAAGCCGATACCCGTCTGTTCAGTGAGGGGGAAGAAGCGTTCTTAATGACATTGGCGGCTCAGCTCGCTATGGCGATAAGAAACCTGCGAAAGAAAGCCGAAGCACCAGACCTATTGCACTTTACGGGAACTTCTGCAGCAAACGGCATTGCTATAGCACATGCTTTGGTCATAGGCGGTCAGATAGAATTAGCCCAGCCTGAAGTAAAAGTGACCGACAGCAAGGCTGAAGTGGTTCGTTTGAACATTGCCATAGAAGCGTGTAAAGACACGCTTTCATCCTTGTCTCAGCGCTTCGAGCAAGAAGAAGATCATGAAGTTGTCTCTATATTTTCGGCTTTGCAGTTACTGCTCGATAACGCCAGTCTGGGTGGCGAATATATCAAGGAGGTAGGAGAGGGCTGGAGCGCCGTTTCCGCTGTGAGTCGGGTCTCTTTGCGTTATATAGAAGAGTTTACCCAAATGAAAGATCTCTATCTTAAGGAGCGAGCCGGAGATATTCGTGATCTTGGTCTACGGGTACTACGTCTGCTTATTGAGCCTGAAAGAATGGGTTTCGAGCCCGATGTGCCGGTGATATTAGTCACTAAAGAAGCCGATGCGACCATGTTAGCCGAGTTCCCGCGTCACAAGTTGGTCGGCATAGTGACAGAGCAGGGCGGTGTTAATTCCCATGCCGCGATTTTAGCTCGTGCATTAGGGGTCCCTGCCATCATAGGCGTAGAAGGGGTACTCACCGCAGGTATCGATAAGAAGTTATTGATCATCAATGCTAACCGAGGACAACTACTGGTTTCACCGGCCCCCGCTCTTATCGCCGAATACAGAAATCTGATCTCGGCTGAAAAAGCTTTACAGAACAGATATGCTCAAGAATTAAACCTGCCAGCTGAAACCATAGATGGTAAACGAATACATCTCTATCTAAATGCGGGTCTACTGAGCAGCTTAGAGTCTGAGATTGCAGAAGGATCTGACGGCGTCGGTTTATACAGAACCGAAATTCCGTTTATGTTGCACCAAAGGTTTCCCAGTGAATCCGAGCAGGTGAAAGTATATCGTCAGGTGCTTGAAATCGCATGCGGTAAGCCTGTCGTGATGAGGACACTCGATGTTGGCGGAGATAAGCCGTTAGCCTATTTTCCTATCAATGAGGAAAACCCATTTTTGGGCTGGCGGGGAATAAGATTATCTTTGGATCATCCCGAGCTTTTCTTAGTACAACTCAGAGCCATGATTCAAGCGGGAGCCGATAGTGACCAGTTACATATTCTCTTGCCCATGGTCAGTAGTTTAGATGAAATAGATCAGGCTATCACTTATCTGGAACAGGCGTACTTTGAGTTAAAAAGTGATCTGGGCAAAGATATTTTTAGACCTAAAATCGGCATCATGATTGAAGTTCCTGCCTTATTGTATCAACTGGCTGAAGTGGCCAGAAGGGTTGATTTTGTCTCTGTTGGCTCTAACGACCTGACTCAATATATGTTGGCTGTAGATAGAAATAACCCTAGGGTGAGCACTCTCTATGATTGTTATCACCCGGGGATCCTCAGGGCTCTGAAGCGGGCCAGATTCGATTGTTGGCAGTACCATCTTCCTGTGAGTGTTTGCGGTGAACTGGCGGGTGAGCCTATCGGAGTCATACTGCTGGTGGCTATGGGTTATGATCAGCTGAGTATGAATCAGGGCAGCCTGGCTCGGATTAACTATCTGCTGCGCCGTGTGTCTCATTCCGATCTGAGCGAGTTACTCGAGATGGCTTTGACGCTGAGTAGTGGTCAAGAGGTGAGGGAGTTGGTGAGAGAGTACTTTGAGTCCAGAGAGCTTGGCGCCATCCTTAACTAA
- the rppH gene encoding RNA pyrophosphohydrolase, translated as MIDSDGFRANVGIIICNRFGQVMWARRFGQHSWQFPQGGVDEGETPEEAMYRELYEEVGLKPEHVQILTSTRSWLRYRLPKRLIRQDSKPVCIGQKQKWFLLQLKSGESAINLNACGHPEFDDWRWVSYWYPVRQVVSFKRDVYRKAMKEFAPTALPFQSRESHYGNNHSNKRRNRRR; from the coding sequence GTGATTGATAGTGACGGCTTTCGCGCAAATGTGGGCATCATTATCTGTAATCGCTTTGGGCAGGTAATGTGGGCCAGAAGGTTTGGCCAACATTCCTGGCAATTTCCTCAAGGGGGAGTTGATGAAGGTGAAACTCCTGAAGAGGCGATGTATAGAGAGCTTTATGAAGAAGTGGGGTTAAAACCTGAACATGTTCAGATTTTAACGTCGACTCGCTCCTGGTTGCGTTACAGATTACCTAAACGTTTGATTCGACAAGATAGCAAACCTGTCTGCATTGGGCAGAAACAAAAGTGGTTTTTACTCCAGTTGAAAAGTGGTGAGAGTGCAATCAATCTCAATGCTTGTGGTCACCCCGAGTTCGATGACTGGCGTTGGGTGAGTTACTGGTACCCCGTTAGGCAAGTCGTGTCCTTTAAGCGGGATGTATATAGAAAAGCGATGAAGGAATTTGCGCCGACGGCACTGCCGTTTCAATCGCGAGAATCTCATTACGGTAATAATCACAGTAATAAAAGAAGAAACAGGCGGCGTTAA